Proteins co-encoded in one Sulfurimonas sp. HSL1-2 genomic window:
- a CDS encoding response regulator transcription factor — MKILLLEDEYALRVSIEEFLEDLDFTVETYANGDDAFDAACAAHFDLFLFDVNVPGLSGFELLKTLRAEGNETPAIFITARTQTKDLEEGYKRGCCDYIRKPFDLTELQLRIEHALRSYYYKHSEAIELAPDLHYDTKRMQLSYKEEPITLSKTENDILEVLLRHTNQAVSMAMFQDEVWGEYVDPANIRVQINNLRKKLPADIIKNRRGVGYIIER, encoded by the coding sequence ATGAAAATTCTGTTGCTCGAAGACGAATACGCCCTGCGCGTCAGCATCGAGGAGTTTCTCGAAGATCTGGACTTCACCGTCGAGACCTACGCCAACGGCGACGACGCTTTCGACGCCGCCTGCGCGGCCCACTTCGACCTCTTCCTCTTCGACGTCAACGTTCCCGGCCTCAGCGGCTTCGAACTGCTCAAAACCCTGCGCGCCGAGGGCAACGAGACCCCCGCCATCTTCATCACCGCCCGCACCCAGACCAAGGACCTCGAAGAGGGGTACAAGCGCGGCTGCTGCGACTACATCCGCAAACCCTTCGACCTCACCGAGCTGCAGCTGCGCATCGAGCATGCGCTGCGCAGCTACTACTACAAGCACAGCGAAGCGATCGAACTCGCCCCCGATCTGCACTACGATACGAAACGGATGCAGCTGAGCTACAAAGAAGAGCCGATCACGCTGAGCAAGACGGAGAATGATATCCTGGAGGTCCTGCTGCGGCACACGAACCAGGCCGTTTCCATGGCGATGTTCCAGGACGAGGTGTGGGGCGAATACGTCGACCCGGCCAACATCCGCGTCCAGATCAACAACCTGCGCAAAAAACTGCCCGCCGACATTATCAAGAACCGCCGCGGGGTAGGATATATCATTGAAAGATAG
- a CDS encoding cache domain-containing protein, which produces MTIITPKRFWFIFPFAAMLALLSWTVYSLNKEVSWQVVDEVSDQLSLSLRTELRNEREDALRFALILSENDTLRNALKEDDDETGFALLKRMIQTVQQNTSELVRAQIITADSRLFARSWDADNLFSGMPLDTYRRDLEEIILHKKPRASIEVGRRLGIKATVPMYEEGELIGFVEVLKFFDASTDFFHKFGIDLYALLDDSYYNTAVLMQNNPSVAWYLVGNRRYNNVNLKVLQRLDMKQLRKERVMLRENKYIFFEPMHNGDGETIGAFVFVMPKQSIDHFARTGEDLSFLLAFSRNNLYDIVKKEQYDNKVYHSGYDKALLSLKDTVPEEDRELFMEEARDVLSSYTKEELIALMLHYKLARKIEGEIR; this is translated from the coding sequence TTGACGATCATCACACCGAAGCGGTTCTGGTTCATTTTCCCCTTTGCAGCCATGCTTGCCCTGCTCTCGTGGACCGTCTACTCCCTGAACAAAGAGGTCTCCTGGCAGGTCGTCGACGAGGTCAGCGACCAGCTCAGCCTTTCGCTCCGTACCGAGCTGCGCAACGAAAGGGAGGATGCCCTGCGCTTCGCGCTGATCCTCTCCGAGAACGACACGCTGCGAAACGCCCTCAAAGAGGATGACGACGAGACCGGTTTCGCCCTGCTCAAACGGATGATCCAGACCGTCCAGCAGAACACCTCCGAGCTCGTACGGGCCCAGATCATCACCGCGGACTCGCGGCTCTTCGCCCGCAGCTGGGATGCGGACAACCTCTTTTCGGGCATGCCGCTCGACACCTACCGCCGTGACCTCGAAGAGATCATCCTCCATAAAAAACCGCGCGCCTCCATCGAAGTCGGACGGCGGCTGGGGATCAAAGCAACGGTGCCGATGTACGAAGAAGGCGAGCTCATCGGTTTCGTCGAGGTGCTGAAATTCTTCGACGCCAGTACCGACTTCTTCCACAAGTTCGGCATCGACCTCTACGCACTGCTCGACGACAGTTACTACAACACCGCCGTGCTGATGCAGAACAACCCCTCCGTCGCCTGGTACCTTGTCGGCAACCGCCGCTACAACAACGTCAACCTCAAGGTCCTGCAGCGCCTGGACATGAAACAGCTGCGCAAAGAGCGCGTCATGCTCCGGGAGAACAAATACATCTTCTTCGAGCCCATGCACAACGGCGACGGCGAGACCATCGGCGCCTTCGTCTTCGTCATGCCCAAGCAGAGCATCGACCACTTTGCCCGCACCGGGGAGGACCTCTCTTTCCTGCTTGCCTTTTCGCGCAACAACCTCTACGACATCGTCAAGAAAGAGCAGTACGACAACAAGGTCTACCACAGCGGCTACGACAAGGCCCTGCTCTCGCTCAAGGACACCGTGCCCGAGGAGGACCGGGAACTCTTTATGGAGGAGGCGCGCGACGTGCTCTCTTCCTACACCAAAGAGGAGCTGATCGCGCTGATGCTCCACTACAAACTCGCCCGCAAGATCGAAGGAGAGATACGATGA
- the radA gene encoding DNA repair protein RadA, with protein sequence MAKKKSLFECQHCGFTSAKWMGKCPNCGAWDSLVELSDQQQEVLKQTASSVIGKSKAQPINEIAHTEVERFSSDDVELDMVLGGGVVPGSLTLIGGSPGVGKSTLLLKIGANIAKGGRNTLYVTGEESEGQVKLRANRLDANADNLYLLSEIRLEQVLSELAHRSYECLIIDSIQTLYSEAVTSAPGSVTQVRQITFELMRIAKERRIAIFIIGHITKEGSIAGPRVLEHMVDTVLYFEGDSAQELRILRGFKNRFGPTSEIGVFEMRNEGLVSAKDIGSRFFDKNRAQSGSALTVIMEGSRPIILEVQALVSESHASNPKRQATGFDTNRLNMLLALLERKLELPLNSYDVFINITGGIKINETAADLAVLAAIISSFRDRTVSKETVFIGEVSLVGDVREVFQLDTRLRELSMHGIGKALVAKKPQQSHGVKCYAVDEVTKLIDWM encoded by the coding sequence GTGGCCAAGAAAAAATCCCTCTTCGAATGCCAGCACTGCGGTTTCACCTCGGCCAAATGGATGGGCAAATGCCCAAACTGCGGGGCGTGGGACTCTCTCGTAGAGCTCAGTGACCAGCAGCAGGAGGTATTGAAACAGACCGCGTCCTCCGTCATCGGCAAGTCCAAGGCACAGCCCATCAACGAGATCGCCCATACCGAGGTGGAGCGTTTCAGCTCCGACGACGTCGAACTCGACATGGTCCTCGGCGGCGGGGTCGTCCCCGGATCGCTGACGCTCATCGGCGGCAGCCCCGGTGTGGGCAAGTCGACCCTGCTGCTCAAAATCGGCGCCAACATCGCCAAGGGGGGCCGCAACACCCTCTACGTCACCGGCGAAGAGAGCGAAGGACAGGTCAAACTGCGCGCCAACCGCCTCGACGCCAATGCCGACAACCTCTACCTCCTCAGCGAGATCCGTCTGGAGCAGGTGCTCTCCGAACTGGCCCACCGCAGCTACGAGTGCCTCATCATCGACTCCATCCAGACCCTCTACAGCGAAGCCGTCACCTCCGCCCCCGGCTCCGTCACCCAGGTGCGCCAGATCACCTTCGAGCTGATGCGTATCGCCAAGGAGCGGCGCATCGCCATCTTCATCATCGGCCACATCACCAAAGAGGGCTCCATCGCCGGGCCGCGGGTGCTGGAACATATGGTCGACACCGTGCTCTACTTCGAAGGGGACAGCGCCCAGGAACTGCGGATCCTGCGCGGTTTCAAAAACCGCTTCGGCCCCACCAGCGAGATCGGCGTCTTCGAGATGCGCAACGAGGGGCTGGTGAGCGCCAAGGACATCGGGTCGCGCTTCTTCGACAAAAACCGTGCGCAGAGCGGTTCGGCGCTCACCGTCATCATGGAGGGGTCGCGTCCGATCATTCTCGAAGTCCAGGCCCTGGTCAGCGAGTCGCACGCCTCCAACCCCAAGCGCCAGGCGACGGGCTTCGACACCAACCGCCTCAACATGCTCCTGGCGCTGCTCGAGCGCAAACTGGAGCTCCCGCTGAACTCCTACGACGTCTTCATCAACATCACCGGCGGGATCAAGATCAATGAAACCGCCGCCGATCTCGCCGTACTCGCCGCGATCATCAGCAGCTTCCGCGACCGTACCGTTTCCAAGGAGACCGTCTTCATCGGCGAGGTCTCCCTGGTGGGGGACGTGCGTGAGGTCTTCCAGCTCGACACCCGGTTGCGCGAACTTTCCATGCACGGCATCGGGAAGGCACTGGTGGCCAAAAAGCCACAGCAGAGCCACGGCGTGAAATGCTACGCCGTCGACGAAGTCACCAAATTAATTGACTGGATGTGA
- the ftsY gene encoding signal recognition particle-docking protein FtsY, with protein sequence MLGFFKKGLQKTAEAMKSVAPKKRKRIPKDELEDILLEADVEYDLIEIIMRELYTDDVTREQLESKLMATLAWANYEKPDHEKPFVDLIIGVNGAGKTTTIAKLTQHYMNAGERVLLGASDTFRAAAIEQLTRWADRLGVPIVSSRQGHDPSAVAYDAIESAKARGFEHVIIDTAGRLHTQTNLSEELKKIVRICDKAHAGAPHRKILIIDGTQGNSAIAQAKAFNDMVDVDGIIITKLDGTAKGGSIFSIAYALRLPIFFVGVGEQPDDLVPFNKFEFIDGFLDPIFEAEA encoded by the coding sequence ATGCTCGGTTTCTTCAAAAAAGGGCTCCAGAAGACCGCGGAGGCGATGAAAAGCGTCGCCCCGAAAAAACGCAAACGCATCCCAAAGGATGAACTCGAGGACATTCTGCTTGAAGCGGACGTCGAATATGATCTCATCGAGATCATCATGCGCGAGCTCTACACCGACGACGTGACCCGCGAACAGCTCGAATCGAAGCTGATGGCGACCCTCGCCTGGGCGAACTATGAAAAGCCCGACCATGAAAAGCCCTTCGTCGACCTCATCATCGGGGTCAACGGCGCCGGGAAGACGACGACGATCGCCAAACTCACCCAGCACTACATGAACGCGGGGGAACGGGTCCTGCTGGGGGCCTCCGACACCTTCCGCGCCGCGGCCATCGAACAGCTGACCCGCTGGGCCGACCGCCTGGGCGTCCCCATCGTCTCTTCGCGCCAGGGGCACGACCCCTCCGCCGTCGCCTACGACGCCATCGAATCGGCCAAGGCGCGCGGTTTCGAGCATGTCATTATCGATACCGCCGGGCGGCTCCACACCCAGACGAACCTCTCCGAGGAGCTCAAAAAGATCGTCCGCATCTGCGACAAGGCGCATGCCGGTGCCCCGCACCGCAAGATTCTCATCATCGACGGCACCCAGGGCAACTCCGCCATCGCGCAGGCCAAGGCCTTCAACGACATGGTCGACGTCGACGGCATCATCATCACCAAGCTCGACGGCACGGCCAAGGGGGGATCGATCTTCTCCATTGCCTACGCGCTGCGCCTGCCGATCTTCTTCGTCGGCGTCGGCGAACAGCCCGATGACCTCGTGCCTTTCAACAAGTTCGAGTTTATCGACGGCTTCCTCGACCCGATTTTTGAGGCGGAGGCCTAA
- a CDS encoding TlpA disulfide reductase family protein, with protein sequence MKMMVKQFTITALVALMMLGGCSDSKKGGQESDAETLIAKTVYTLNDINGSSYEVTKSGTDFRISGIPEPVVVYDIFATWCPPCRAEAPHLSSLQKKFEGKVKIIGVTIEEGNDNAYYARFAEDIGVEYSLVNSPDNQKFSRAVAGAIGVGQDFPIPLMVVYKNGRFVKYYSGLVPEEMLESDLKALAEAQ encoded by the coding sequence ATGAAAATGATGGTAAAACAGTTTACGATAACCGCACTTGTCGCCCTGATGATGCTCGGCGGCTGCAGCGACAGCAAAAAAGGCGGACAGGAAAGCGACGCGGAAACGCTGATCGCCAAGACCGTCTACACCCTCAACGACATTAATGGCTCGAGCTACGAAGTGACCAAATCCGGGACGGACTTCCGTATCAGCGGCATCCCCGAACCGGTCGTCGTCTACGACATCTTCGCCACCTGGTGTCCGCCCTGCCGCGCCGAGGCGCCGCACCTGAGCAGCCTGCAGAAAAAATTCGAGGGCAAGGTCAAGATCATCGGTGTGACCATCGAAGAGGGGAACGACAACGCCTATTACGCGCGTTTTGCAGAAGACATCGGTGTGGAATACAGCCTCGTAAACTCGCCTGACAACCAGAAGTTCTCCCGTGCCGTCGCCGGCGCCATCGGGGTCGGGCAGGACTTCCCCATTCCGCTGATGGTCGTCTACAAAAACGGCCGGTTCGTCAAATACTACTCGGGTCTCGTCCCCGAGGAGATGCTCGAATCCGACCTGAAAGCGCTGGCGGAGGCACAATAG
- a CDS encoding 5-formyltetrahydrofolate cyclo-ligase, translating to MTKAAFRDICLEKQRSVWEHNRLERDKRLCDALYAEVRTTGGRDILLFWPLGSEPDLRPLLHRLRREGWNVYLPFMVGASFRMVPFRYPMYRKKFGIYEPGYSNRNINKIDIAVVPAVGVDAQARRIGFGKGMYDRFFARLNRKPKTIFVQLEECMTNEKICDDYDVSADVLLTPSARYEAAGTIHDKRNTLRRRDRHD from the coding sequence ATGACGAAAGCCGCATTCCGCGACATCTGCCTGGAGAAGCAGCGGTCGGTCTGGGAACACAACCGGCTCGAGCGGGATAAACGGCTCTGCGATGCCCTCTATGCGGAGGTGCGTACAACGGGCGGGAGAGACATCCTGCTCTTCTGGCCGCTTGGCAGCGAACCGGACCTGCGGCCGCTGCTGCATCGCTTGCGCCGGGAGGGGTGGAACGTCTATCTGCCTTTTATGGTCGGTGCAAGCTTCCGGATGGTACCATTTAGATACCCGATGTACCGTAAAAAATTTGGGATTTACGAGCCGGGATACAGTAACAGAAACATTAATAAGATTGATATAGCTGTGGTGCCAGCCGTCGGGGTTGACGCACAGGCACGCCGCATCGGATTCGGCAAGGGGATGTACGACCGTTTCTTTGCCCGATTGAACAGAAAACCAAAAACGATCTTTGTTCAACTCGAAGAGTGTATGACAAACGAGAAAATTTGCGATGATTACGATGTTTCGGCTGATGTGCTGTTGACACCGTCGGCCCGCTACGAAGCAGCGGGGACGATACATGATAAACGAAATACTCTCCGGAGGCGCGATCGCCACGATTAG
- the rny gene encoding ribonuclease Y → MINEILSGGAIATISGVVGFFISKKITSAHLDFYTEQAKAKARTIEKEAEALLISASERARKTEERAEHRYEDAVRRAEHDMAERESSMSRREKDLERFVRQEREAVEHELKVAGSKRLAVERREKALIQLQNDFERRTDEAIRAVERSAGMTKEEARQLLLSQVEARSRDEIAHIVRRYETEAREQAERHANFLLAQATSRFAGTFASERLISVVHLDDDELKGRIIGKEGRNIKALEMVLGVDIIIDETPKEIVVSSFNLYRRAIATRTLELLIEDGRIQPARIEEIHAKVTAEYEEKILREGEEVVFETGVGPMHPELMKLIGRLRYRASYGQNALAHTLEVANMAGIIAAELGGDPKMAKRAGLLHDIGKALTHEHEGSHVDLGAEVCRRYDEDTIVINAIFAHHGQQEMDSIECAAVCAADALSAARPGARREVLESFLKRVTEIEEIASRHPGVRQAYAINAGREVRVIVNAEVVSDDETALLAKEIADEIAQSVSYPGEIKVNVIRELRSVEYAR, encoded by the coding sequence ATGATAAACGAAATACTCTCCGGAGGCGCGATCGCCACGATTAGCGGTGTGGTGGGCTTTTTCATTTCGAAAAAGATCACGAGCGCCCACCTGGATTTTTATACGGAACAGGCGAAAGCCAAAGCAAGAACGATTGAAAAAGAGGCGGAGGCCCTGCTGATCAGCGCGTCGGAACGGGCGCGCAAGACCGAAGAGCGTGCCGAACACCGCTACGAGGACGCCGTAAGGCGTGCCGAACACGACATGGCCGAACGCGAATCGAGCATGTCCCGCCGCGAAAAGGACCTGGAGCGTTTTGTCCGCCAGGAGCGAGAAGCGGTCGAACATGAACTGAAAGTGGCCGGCAGCAAACGGCTGGCCGTCGAGCGCCGCGAGAAAGCGCTGATCCAGCTTCAGAACGATTTCGAACGCCGGACGGACGAGGCGATCCGTGCCGTCGAGCGCAGCGCCGGTATGACGAAGGAGGAGGCGCGCCAGCTGCTGCTCTCCCAGGTGGAGGCGCGTTCGCGCGACGAGATTGCCCACATCGTGCGCCGCTACGAGACCGAGGCGCGGGAGCAGGCCGAGCGTCATGCCAACTTCCTGCTGGCCCAGGCGACGAGCCGTTTCGCGGGGACGTTTGCTTCGGAGCGCCTGATCAGTGTCGTGCACCTGGACGATGACGAGCTCAAGGGGCGCATTATCGGGAAGGAGGGGCGCAACATCAAGGCCCTGGAGATGGTGCTGGGCGTCGATATCATCATCGACGAGACGCCCAAGGAGATCGTGGTGAGCAGCTTCAACCTCTACCGCCGCGCCATCGCGACGCGCACGCTGGAGCTCCTCATCGAGGACGGGCGCATCCAGCCCGCAAGGATCGAGGAGATCCACGCCAAGGTGACGGCCGAGTACGAGGAGAAGATCCTCCGCGAGGGCGAAGAGGTCGTCTTCGAAACCGGCGTCGGCCCGATGCACCCGGAGCTGATGAAGCTGATCGGGCGGCTGCGCTACCGGGCGAGCTACGGGCAGAACGCCCTGGCGCACACCCTCGAAGTCGCCAATATGGCGGGGATCATCGCCGCGGAACTCGGCGGGGACCCGAAGATGGCGAAGCGGGCCGGACTGCTGCATGATATCGGCAAGGCGCTGACGCATGAGCATGAAGGGAGCCACGTGGACCTCGGCGCCGAAGTGTGCCGCCGGTATGACGAGGATACCATCGTTATCAATGCGATCTTCGCCCACCACGGCCAGCAGGAGATGGACTCCATCGAGTGTGCCGCCGTCTGTGCGGCCGACGCCCTCTCCGCCGCCCGTCCGGGCGCGCGCCGCGAGGTGCTCGAGAGCTTCCTCAAACGGGTGACGGAGATCGAGGAGATCGCGTCGCGCCACCCGGGCGTACGCCAGGCATACGCCATCAATGCCGGCCGCGAAGTGCGCGTCATTGTCAATGCCGAAGTCGTCAGCGACGACGAAACGGCGCTGCTGGCCAAGGAGATCGCCGACGAGATCGCCCAGAGCGTGAGCTACCCGGGCGAGATCAAGGTCAACGTCATCCGCGAACTGCGCAGCGTGGAGTACGCACGCTGA
- a CDS encoding CZB domain-containing protein gives MDKAQTLEQLSAAKTAHIKWVNRAKALVGGLPVEKDAIPVDSTDCQFGQWFYGEGQKLHAIPGMDRLSTIETLHFTLHDTYLKIFGLYFGEMNRSFFSKLFNMKPKISDSDKALAKEYFQQLEGVSKQLLDEIGRLERRLNAMSAESFEEK, from the coding sequence ATGGATAAAGCACAGACGCTTGAACAGCTCAGCGCGGCTAAAACAGCGCACATCAAATGGGTCAACCGTGCGAAGGCTCTTGTCGGGGGGCTTCCGGTGGAAAAGGACGCCATCCCCGTCGACAGTACCGACTGCCAGTTCGGCCAGTGGTTTTACGGCGAGGGACAGAAGCTGCATGCGATTCCCGGCATGGACCGCCTCAGTACGATCGAAACCCTGCATTTTACGCTGCACGACACCTATCTGAAGATTTTCGGACTCTATTTCGGGGAGATGAACCGCTCGTTTTTCAGCAAACTCTTCAATATGAAACCCAAGATCTCCGACAGTGACAAAGCGTTGGCAAAGGAGTATTTCCAGCAGCTCGAAGGGGTCTCGAAGCAACTGCTCGACGAGATCGGTCGGCTGGAGCGGCGGCTCAACGCGATGAGCGCGGAGAGCTTCGAGGAGAAGTAG
- a CDS encoding DUF3365 domain-containing protein produces MKKLFLTTTFVAAALLANPYESKPEEIAAVKATGQKASAALLKSLGGNLQKHLQSGGPMEAFGFCSDHAYTMTEVVDQSMGSDVSVKRISLKYRNPVNAPQGSEKAILESLETLQANGVVLPDEVVEVIGDGVYKYYKPLLINKEACLKCHGDIDKLPELAKAIRERYPEDKATGYRMNDLRGAVVVTVKH; encoded by the coding sequence ATGAAAAAATTGTTTTTGACGACCACTTTTGTTGCGGCGGCCCTGCTGGCCAACCCCTATGAGAGCAAACCCGAGGAGATCGCCGCCGTCAAAGCCACCGGCCAGAAGGCTTCGGCCGCCCTGCTCAAAAGCCTCGGCGGCAACCTTCAGAAGCACCTTCAATCCGGCGGCCCGATGGAGGCCTTCGGGTTCTGCAGCGACCACGCCTATACGATGACGGAGGTCGTCGACCAGTCCATGGGCTCCGATGTCAGCGTCAAGCGCATCAGTCTCAAGTACCGCAACCCGGTCAATGCACCCCAGGGGAGTGAAAAAGCGATCCTCGAGTCCCTCGAAACCCTTCAGGCCAACGGGGTCGTTCTGCCCGACGAGGTCGTCGAAGTCATCGGGGACGGCGTCTACAAATACTACAAGCCGCTGCTGATCAACAAAGAGGCCTGCCTCAAATGCCACGGCGACATCGACAAGCTGCCGGAGCTCGCCAAAGCGATCCGTGAACGTTACCCCGAAGACAAAGCGACGGGCTACCGCATGAACGACCTGCGCGGCGCGGTCGTCGTCACCGTCAAGCACTAG